The Silene latifolia isolate original U9 population chromosome Y, ASM4854445v1, whole genome shotgun sequence sequence TTGAACAGAACTGGAAAACTGTTATTGAAGCACATAGTATACAAAGCAACCGGTGGTTGAAGTATGTCTTTACAATCAGACAAAAGTGGATACCGGCATACTTTCGGGATCTGTCTCTAAGTTGTTTGTTGCGAACAACCCAGAGATCCAAAAGTTCAAACAGCTATTTCAAGCGGTTTGAAAGCCACTTTGGAACCCTTGTCGAGTTCTGGATGAGTTACAATTCCGCAATAGAACAGCAAAGGCATACACAAAGGAGGATGGATAATGCCAATGAGCATAGTATGCTCGAGAAAGTAGGGTCGATGAAGGTAGAGATGCATGCCTCACTTGTCTACACACATCCTATCTTTGTGGACTTTCAGAATGAAGTCAAACATGCGATATGCAGCATGGGGGTCGGGGTTTGACAACAGAGGGGCGTGGAGTACCATGACGTTCGTGATGGACTGAAGCACAGAAGCTTCCGAGTTGAATTTAACACCAAAACTAACGAGAGCAAATGTGCATGTAAGCTGTTTGAGAGGTATGGCATTGTCTTTCGGCATATACTGTGGGTGTGGAATGGTAAGCAGGTGCACAGGATACCTGAGCCTTATGTCCttgctcgatggac is a genomic window containing:
- the LOC141628101 gene encoding protein FAR1-RELATED SEQUENCE 1-like gives rise to the protein MCNYGPVPGIKKACPNVFKHSVHKYYMWHIMQKMPEKVGRAICNDTEFMTDINAVVWDVDLEPDEFEQNWKTVIEAHSIQSNRWLKYVFTIRQKWIPAYFRDLSLSCLLRTTQRSKSSNSYFKRFESHFGTLVEFWMSYNSAIEQQRHTQRRMDNANEHSMLEKVGSMKVEMHASLVYTHPIFVDFQNEVKHAICSMGVGV